From Etheostoma spectabile isolate EspeVRDwgs_2016 chromosome 19, UIUC_Espe_1.0, whole genome shotgun sequence, the proteins below share one genomic window:
- the ppargc1a gene encoding peroxisome proliferator-activated receptor gamma coactivator 1-alpha isoform X8 — MDGYARTEDESFSSCLLNLTWENCYEQCAALVGEDQPFCPDLPELDLSELDVSDLDADSFLGGLKWYNDQSEIISTQYGNDTSNLFEIDEENEANLLAVLTETLDSIPVDEDGLPSFEALADGDVTNASDQSCPSSPDGSPRTPEPEEPSLLKKLLLAPANSQLSYNQYTGGKAQNHAASSNHRIRPPAVVKTESPWNGKARGGSSQQNRPVRRPCTELLKYLTATDDILLHTKASDAKSTWGGANSRDKSGLGLGASSSSSSPSSSSTSSFSSLSSTSSSSSSTTSKKKSAVPSQQQQQQQQQPPQHHQRAKPTTLPLPLTPESPNDHKGSPFENKTIERTLSVEISGTPGLTPPTTPPHKASQENPFKASLKTKLSSCSSSALACKRARLSELCPGALAPAPGASGGGPTKKGPEQTELYAQLSKASTTLPYSVTQHSVGVGLEEHRSTSNNKRAVPRSYSDHDYCQASASTKKDGGTVTVTITTAAEMTLTSGANAAPMPTTGKVEDRHVECKDSAIPPSSLSSSSSCSPSSASSGPLAEQVNFASVNGEAARVQELGKQTLTQTSQIPSQEATTDWDQLHSAAISRKLLCDQEIRAELNKHFGPPLKAFYSPGGQKREPGSKPDKAAAPKTLTDGENGSYSQRLPGSSYLHPGFLPFQDELELGEGRESRFLYPWEGTPLDLLFDCPPCSPSCSPPSSCSPSRGSISPPSSLLLSPSRPFCWTSSGSRSRSHSGSRSSSSHYRRRSLSSSPDRRPSSWSRHNNPDPSTIRSRTHKSPHPKSRSPLSRRPRYDSYEEYQHERLKREEYRRDYEKREFERAEQRERQKQKAIEERRVVYVGRLRSDCTRTELKRRFEVFGEIEECAVNLRDDGDNFGFITYRYTCDAFAALENGHTLRRSNEPQFELCFGGQKQFCKSHYTDLDSHSDDFDPASTKSKYDSMDFDSLLREAQHSLRR; from the exons TGTGCTGCCTTGGTTGGTGAAGACCAGCCCTTCTGCCCAGACCTTCCTGAACTAGACCTCTCAGAGCTGGATGTCAGTGACTTAGATGCAGACAGCTTCCTGGGTGGCCTCAAATGGTACAATGACCAATCAGAGATTATTTCCACCCAGTATGGCAACGATACATCCAATCTCTTTGAG ATAGATGAAGAAAATGAGGCCAACTTGCTGGCAGTGCTTACAGAGACCCTGGACAGCATCCCGGTGGATGAGGACGGATTGCCTTCGTTTGAGGCCCTGGCAGATGGGGACGTGACCAATGCCAGTGACCAGAGCTGTCCCTCCTCCCCTGACGGCTCTCCACGCACCCCAGAGCCTGAGGAGCCTTCCCTG CTGAAGAAGCTCCTTCTGGCACCCGCAAACTCCCAGCTCAGCTATAATCAATACACAGGTGGCAAGGCACAGAACCATGCAGCCAGCAGCAACCACCGGATCAGACCACCTGCCGTCGTCAAG ACGGAGAGCCCCTGGAATGGAAAAGCAAGAGGGGGCTCCAGCCAACAGAACCGCCCGGTGAGGCGGCCTTGCACTGAGCTGCTGAAATACCTAACAGCCACCGATGACATCCTGCTCCACACCAAAGCCAGTGACGCCAAGAGCACCTGGGGTGGTGCCAATAGCAGGGACAAGAGTGGCCTGGGACTTGgtgcctcttcctcttcctcttcgcCGTCCTCGTCATCCACATCCTCGTTCTCCTCCCTCTCATCaacctcttcttcatcttcctccaccacctccaagAAGAAGTCAGCTGTACCgtctcagcagcagcagcagcagcagcagcagccgccgCAGCATCACCAGCGAG CCAAACCAACCACCTTGCCACTTCCTTTGACCCCAGAGTCTCCAAA TGACCACAAGGGATCACCGTTTGAGAACAAAACCATTGAACGCACATTAAGTGTGGAGATTTCTGGAACCCCAG GTCTGACACCACCTACCACTCCCCCACACAAAGCCAGTCAAGAGAATCCTTTCAAAGCATCGCTCAAAACcaagttgtcttcatgttcctCATCGGCCTTGGCATGCAAAAGAGCCAGGCTGAGCGAATTGTGCCCCGGTGCTCTGGCCCCGGCCCCAGGTGCCTCAGGCGGGGGCCCCACCAAGAAGGGTCCCGAACAGACTGAGCTTTATGCCCAGCTGAGCAAAGCGTCCACCACCCTACCTTACTCGGTCACCCAACACTCTGTGGGGGTCGGCCTTGAGGAGCATCGCAGCACTAGCAACAATAAGCGGGCGGTGCCCCGTAGTTACAGTGACCATGACTATTGCCAAGCATCAGCTAGCACTAAGAAGGACGGTGGCACAGTCACTGTTACCATAACTACAGCAGCGGAAATGACCCTCACCTCAGGTGCCAACGCTGCTCCCATGCCTACTACAGGCAAAGTGGAGGACAGGCATGTCGAATGTAAGGACTCAGCAATTCCACCATCCTctttatcatcttcatcttcttgTTCTCCATCATCAGCTTCATCTGGTCCTTTGGCAGAGCAGGTAAATTTTGCCTCTGTGAACGGAGAAGCAGCCCGGGTCCAGGAGTTAGGGAAGCAGACCCTTACACAAACCTCCCAGATCCCCTCACAAGAGGCCACTACTGACTGGGACCAGCTACACTCTGCTGCCATCAGCCGGAAGCTCCTGTGTGACCAGGAAATCAGAGCAGAACTCAACAAGCACTTTGGCCCCCCCTTAAAAGCCTTTTATAGCCCGGGTGGCCAGAAGAGAGAACCAGGCAGCAAACCAGATAAGGCTGCAGCCCCGAAGACACTTACGGACGGAGAGAATGGCTCCTACTCACAGAGGCTGCCTGGCTCCAGCTACCTGCACCCAGGATTCCTGCCCTTCCAGGATGAGTTAGAGCTGGGTGAGGGCCGTGAGAGTCGCTTCCTCTATCCGTGGGAGGGCACCCCTCTGGACCTTCTCTTTGACTGCCCcccctgctctccctcctgtTCCCCACCATCCAGCTGCTCCCCTTCCCGAGGCTCCATCTCCCcaccttcctccctcctcctctcgcCCAGCAGGCCTTTCTGCTGGACCAGCAGCGGCTCCCGCTCTCGTTCCCACTCTGGCTCCCGCAGCTCCTCCTCGCACTACCGGAGGCGCTCCCTTTCCAGCTCACCTGACAGACGCCCCTCCTCCTG GTCTCGTCACAACAACCCAGATCCAAGCACCATTCGTTCCAGGACTCACAAGAGCCCCCACCCCAAGTCTCGATCTCCTCTCAGCCGCAGGCCAAG GTATGACAGCTACGAGGAGTACCAGCACGAGAGGCTGAAGAGGGAGGAGTACCGCCGGGACTACGAGAAGCGGGAGTTCGAAAGGGCcgagcagagagagaggcaaaAGCAAAAAGCAATA GAGGAGAGACGGGTGGTGTACGTGGGGCGACTGAGGTCCGACTGCACCCGGACAGAATTGAAGCGCCGCTTTGAAGTCTTCGGCGAAATTGAAGAATGTGCAGTGAACCTGAGAGACGATGG GGACAATTTTGGCTTCATCACATACCGCTACACTTGTGACGCTTTTGCCGCCCTTGAGAATGGACACACCTTACGCAGGTCAAACGAGCCTCAGTTTGAGCTGTGCTTTGGCGGACAAAAGCAGTTCTGCAAATCACATTACACAGACTTGG ACTCTCATTCGGACGACTTCGATCCAGCTTCCACAAAAAGCAAGTATGACTCCATGGATTTTGACAGCTTGCTGAGAGAGGCCCAGCACAGCCTGAGAAGGTAA
- the ppargc1a gene encoding peroxisome proliferator-activated receptor gamma coactivator 1-alpha isoform X2, translated as MDGYARTEDESFSSCLLNLTWENCYEQCAALVGEDQPFCPDLPELDLSELDVSDLDADSFLGGLKWYNDQSEIISTQYGNDTSNLFEKIDEENEANLLAVLTETLDSIPVDEDGLPSFEALADGDVTNASDQSCPSSPDGSPRTPEPEEPSLLKKLLLAPANSQLSYNQYTGGKAQNHAASSNHRIRPPAVVKTESPWNGKARGGSSQQNRPVRRPCTELLKYLTATDDILLHTKASDAKSTWGGANSRDKSGLGLGASSSSSSPSSSSTSSFSSLSSTSSSSSSTTSKKKSAVPSQQQQQQQQQPPQHHQRGESRAAGECSVAGVGAGKWQRCTHDAGVKESEGASIPVGHRTSTCGHARPKLEHGSPSEEGRPPGDVGRLAAARFISDHKGSPFENKTIERTLSVEISGTPGLTPPTTPPHKASQENPFKASLKTKLSSCSSSALACKRARLSELCPGALAPAPGASGGGPTKKGPEQTELYAQLSKASTTLPYSVTQHSVGVGLEEHRSTSNNKRAVPRSYSDHDYCQASASTKKDGGTVTVTITTAAEMTLTSGANAAPMPTTGKVEDRHVECKDSAIPPSSLSSSSSCSPSSASSGPLAEQVNFASVNGEAARVQELGKQTLTQTSQIPSQEATTDWDQLHSAAISRKLLCDQEIRAELNKHFGPPLKAFYSPGGQKREPGSKPDKAAAPKTLTDGENGSYSQRLPGSSYLHPGFLPFQDELELGEGRESRFLYPWEGTPLDLLFDCPPCSPSCSPPSSCSPSRGSISPPSSLLLSPSRPFCWTSSGSRSRSHSGSRSSSSHYRRRSLSSSPDRRPSSWSRHNNPDPSTIRSRTHKSPHPKSRSPLSRRPRYDSYEEYQHERLKREEYRRDYEKREFERAEQRERQKQKAIEERRVVYVGRLRSDCTRTELKRRFEVFGEIEECAVNLRDDGDNFGFITYRYTCDAFAALENGHTLRRSNEPQFELCFGGQKQFCKSHYTDLDSHSDDFDPASTKSKYDSMDFDSLLREAQHSLRR; from the exons TGTGCTGCCTTGGTTGGTGAAGACCAGCCCTTCTGCCCAGACCTTCCTGAACTAGACCTCTCAGAGCTGGATGTCAGTGACTTAGATGCAGACAGCTTCCTGGGTGGCCTCAAATGGTACAATGACCAATCAGAGATTATTTCCACCCAGTATGGCAACGATACATCCAATCTCTTTGAG aagATAGATGAAGAAAATGAGGCCAACTTGCTGGCAGTGCTTACAGAGACCCTGGACAGCATCCCGGTGGATGAGGACGGATTGCCTTCGTTTGAGGCCCTGGCAGATGGGGACGTGACCAATGCCAGTGACCAGAGCTGTCCCTCCTCCCCTGACGGCTCTCCACGCACCCCAGAGCCTGAGGAGCCTTCCCTG CTGAAGAAGCTCCTTCTGGCACCCGCAAACTCCCAGCTCAGCTATAATCAATACACAGGTGGCAAGGCACAGAACCATGCAGCCAGCAGCAACCACCGGATCAGACCACCTGCCGTCGTCAAG ACGGAGAGCCCCTGGAATGGAAAAGCAAGAGGGGGCTCCAGCCAACAGAACCGCCCGGTGAGGCGGCCTTGCACTGAGCTGCTGAAATACCTAACAGCCACCGATGACATCCTGCTCCACACCAAAGCCAGTGACGCCAAGAGCACCTGGGGTGGTGCCAATAGCAGGGACAAGAGTGGCCTGGGACTTGgtgcctcttcctcttcctcttcgcCGTCCTCGTCATCCACATCCTCGTTCTCCTCCCTCTCATCaacctcttcttcatcttcctccaccacctccaagAAGAAGTCAGCTGTACCgtctcagcagcagcagcagcagcagcagcagccgccgCAGCATCACCAGCGAGGTGAGAGCCGGGCTGCAGGCGAGTGTAGTGTGGCTGGTGTTGGGGCTGGGAAGTGGCAGCGTTGCACTCACGATGCCGGGGTTAAGGAGTCGGAGGGTGCTTCTATCCCTGTCGGCCACAGAACCTCCACCTGCGGCCATGCCCGCCCCAAACTGGAGCACGGGTCGCCCAGTGAAGAAGGAAGGCCGCCAGGCGATGTGGGCCGCCTGGCCGCCGCTAGGTTTATTAG TGACCACAAGGGATCACCGTTTGAGAACAAAACCATTGAACGCACATTAAGTGTGGAGATTTCTGGAACCCCAG GTCTGACACCACCTACCACTCCCCCACACAAAGCCAGTCAAGAGAATCCTTTCAAAGCATCGCTCAAAACcaagttgtcttcatgttcctCATCGGCCTTGGCATGCAAAAGAGCCAGGCTGAGCGAATTGTGCCCCGGTGCTCTGGCCCCGGCCCCAGGTGCCTCAGGCGGGGGCCCCACCAAGAAGGGTCCCGAACAGACTGAGCTTTATGCCCAGCTGAGCAAAGCGTCCACCACCCTACCTTACTCGGTCACCCAACACTCTGTGGGGGTCGGCCTTGAGGAGCATCGCAGCACTAGCAACAATAAGCGGGCGGTGCCCCGTAGTTACAGTGACCATGACTATTGCCAAGCATCAGCTAGCACTAAGAAGGACGGTGGCACAGTCACTGTTACCATAACTACAGCAGCGGAAATGACCCTCACCTCAGGTGCCAACGCTGCTCCCATGCCTACTACAGGCAAAGTGGAGGACAGGCATGTCGAATGTAAGGACTCAGCAATTCCACCATCCTctttatcatcttcatcttcttgTTCTCCATCATCAGCTTCATCTGGTCCTTTGGCAGAGCAGGTAAATTTTGCCTCTGTGAACGGAGAAGCAGCCCGGGTCCAGGAGTTAGGGAAGCAGACCCTTACACAAACCTCCCAGATCCCCTCACAAGAGGCCACTACTGACTGGGACCAGCTACACTCTGCTGCCATCAGCCGGAAGCTCCTGTGTGACCAGGAAATCAGAGCAGAACTCAACAAGCACTTTGGCCCCCCCTTAAAAGCCTTTTATAGCCCGGGTGGCCAGAAGAGAGAACCAGGCAGCAAACCAGATAAGGCTGCAGCCCCGAAGACACTTACGGACGGAGAGAATGGCTCCTACTCACAGAGGCTGCCTGGCTCCAGCTACCTGCACCCAGGATTCCTGCCCTTCCAGGATGAGTTAGAGCTGGGTGAGGGCCGTGAGAGTCGCTTCCTCTATCCGTGGGAGGGCACCCCTCTGGACCTTCTCTTTGACTGCCCcccctgctctccctcctgtTCCCCACCATCCAGCTGCTCCCCTTCCCGAGGCTCCATCTCCCcaccttcctccctcctcctctcgcCCAGCAGGCCTTTCTGCTGGACCAGCAGCGGCTCCCGCTCTCGTTCCCACTCTGGCTCCCGCAGCTCCTCCTCGCACTACCGGAGGCGCTCCCTTTCCAGCTCACCTGACAGACGCCCCTCCTCCTG GTCTCGTCACAACAACCCAGATCCAAGCACCATTCGTTCCAGGACTCACAAGAGCCCCCACCCCAAGTCTCGATCTCCTCTCAGCCGCAGGCCAAG GTATGACAGCTACGAGGAGTACCAGCACGAGAGGCTGAAGAGGGAGGAGTACCGCCGGGACTACGAGAAGCGGGAGTTCGAAAGGGCcgagcagagagagaggcaaaAGCAAAAAGCAATA GAGGAGAGACGGGTGGTGTACGTGGGGCGACTGAGGTCCGACTGCACCCGGACAGAATTGAAGCGCCGCTTTGAAGTCTTCGGCGAAATTGAAGAATGTGCAGTGAACCTGAGAGACGATGG GGACAATTTTGGCTTCATCACATACCGCTACACTTGTGACGCTTTTGCCGCCCTTGAGAATGGACACACCTTACGCAGGTCAAACGAGCCTCAGTTTGAGCTGTGCTTTGGCGGACAAAAGCAGTTCTGCAAATCACATTACACAGACTTGG ACTCTCATTCGGACGACTTCGATCCAGCTTCCACAAAAAGCAAGTATGACTCCATGGATTTTGACAGCTTGCTGAGAGAGGCCCAGCACAGCCTGAGAAGGTAA
- the ppargc1a gene encoding peroxisome proliferator-activated receptor gamma coactivator 1-alpha isoform X1, giving the protein MDGYARTEDESFSSCLLNLTWENCYEQCAALVGEDQPFCPDLPELDLSELDVSDLDADSFLGGLKWYNDQSEIISTQYGNDTSNLFEKIDEENEANLLAVLTETLDSIPVDEDGLPSFEALADGDVTNASDQSCPSSPDGSPRTPEPEEPSLLKKLLLAPANSQLSYNQYTGGKAQNHAASSNHRIRPPAVVKTESPWNGKARGGSSQQNRPVRRPCTELLKYLTATDDILLHTKASDAKSTWGGANSRDKSGLGLGASSSSSSPSSSSTSSFSSLSSTSSSSSSTTSKKKSAVPSQQQQQQQQQPPQHHQRGESRAAGECSVAGVGAGKWQRCTHDAGVKESEGASIPVGHRTSTCGHARPKLEHGSPSEEGRPPGDVGRLAAARFIRYMHSYSLPPREVSHSCEHCREAAGATQATEGFGRQGRRKSSGASRAPHRYITVTIKERDEKPGHPLLSQLLTSKQRPAQYRAHLLSPKSTPLPIIQSKSAGKRSVSPAQAPSKVEEEELGGTTDCRNQEVCQLEEPDLGSLLSPLALDLESWGNQQDSGLDMGFGLELGWLNQGLYGEDVGRDDDYDDDDDDDDDDHVMGSPTAVLSQGQPSPLFPDTRIAEAAPPCIIQGQGHPHRQALSEHPDDQGLLLLAKPTTLPLPLTPESPNDHKGSPFENKTIERTLSVEISGTPGLTPPTTPPHKASQENPFKASLKTKLSSCSSSALACKRARLSELCPGALAPAPGASGGGPTKKGPEQTELYAQLSKASTTLPYSVTQHSVGVGLEEHRSTSNNKRAVPRSYSDHDYCQASASTKKDGGTVTVTITTAAEMTLTSGANAAPMPTTGKVEDRHVECKDSAIPPSSLSSSSSCSPSSASSGPLAEQVNFASVNGEAARVQELGKQTLTQTSQIPSQEATTDWDQLHSAAISRKLLCDQEIRAELNKHFGPPLKAFYSPGGQKREPGSKPDKAAAPKTLTDGENGSYSQRLPGSSYLHPGFLPFQDELELGEGRESRFLYPWEGTPLDLLFDCPPCSPSCSPPSSCSPSRGSISPPSSLLLSPSRPFCWTSSGSRSRSHSGSRSSSSHYRRRSLSSSPDRRPSSWSRHNNPDPSTIRSRTHKSPHPKSRSPLSRRPRYDSYEEYQHERLKREEYRRDYEKREFERAEQRERQKQKAIEERRVVYVGRLRSDCTRTELKRRFEVFGEIEECAVNLRDDGDNFGFITYRYTCDAFAALENGHTLRRSNEPQFELCFGGQKQFCKSHYTDLDSHSDDFDPASTKSKYDSMDFDSLLREAQHSLRR; this is encoded by the exons TGTGCTGCCTTGGTTGGTGAAGACCAGCCCTTCTGCCCAGACCTTCCTGAACTAGACCTCTCAGAGCTGGATGTCAGTGACTTAGATGCAGACAGCTTCCTGGGTGGCCTCAAATGGTACAATGACCAATCAGAGATTATTTCCACCCAGTATGGCAACGATACATCCAATCTCTTTGAG aagATAGATGAAGAAAATGAGGCCAACTTGCTGGCAGTGCTTACAGAGACCCTGGACAGCATCCCGGTGGATGAGGACGGATTGCCTTCGTTTGAGGCCCTGGCAGATGGGGACGTGACCAATGCCAGTGACCAGAGCTGTCCCTCCTCCCCTGACGGCTCTCCACGCACCCCAGAGCCTGAGGAGCCTTCCCTG CTGAAGAAGCTCCTTCTGGCACCCGCAAACTCCCAGCTCAGCTATAATCAATACACAGGTGGCAAGGCACAGAACCATGCAGCCAGCAGCAACCACCGGATCAGACCACCTGCCGTCGTCAAG ACGGAGAGCCCCTGGAATGGAAAAGCAAGAGGGGGCTCCAGCCAACAGAACCGCCCGGTGAGGCGGCCTTGCACTGAGCTGCTGAAATACCTAACAGCCACCGATGACATCCTGCTCCACACCAAAGCCAGTGACGCCAAGAGCACCTGGGGTGGTGCCAATAGCAGGGACAAGAGTGGCCTGGGACTTGgtgcctcttcctcttcctcttcgcCGTCCTCGTCATCCACATCCTCGTTCTCCTCCCTCTCATCaacctcttcttcatcttcctccaccacctccaagAAGAAGTCAGCTGTACCgtctcagcagcagcagcagcagcagcagcagccgccgCAGCATCACCAGCGAGGTGAGAGCCGGGCTGCAGGCGAGTGTAGTGTGGCTGGTGTTGGGGCTGGGAAGTGGCAGCGTTGCACTCACGATGCCGGGGTTAAGGAGTCGGAGGGTGCTTCTATCCCTGTCGGCCACAGAACCTCCACCTGCGGCCATGCCCGCCCCAAACTGGAGCACGGGTCGCCCAGTGAAGAAGGAAGGCCGCCAGGCGATGTGGGCCGCCTGGCCGCCGCTAGGTTTATTAGGTATATGCATTCTTATTCCCTCCCTCCCCGAGAGGTGAGTCACAGCTGTGAGCATTGCCGAGAGGCTGCGGGCGCCACTCAGGCTACTGAGGGCTTTGGCAGGCAAGGCCGTAGAAAAAGTAGCGGTGCTAGCCGTGCACCTCATAGGTACATCACAGTGACAATTAAGGAAAGAGATGAGAAGCCGGGGCACCCTTTACTTAGCCAGCTGCTCACCTCCAAACAGAGGCCTGCTCAATATCGAGCTCACCTACTCTCACCTAAGAGCACCCCTTTACCCATCATTCAGAGCAAATCAGCAGGTAAGAGGTCTGTGAGCCCAGCACAGGCTCCCTcaaaggtggaggaggaagagttgGGAGGGACCACTGATTGTAGAAACCAGGAAGTATGTCAGCTTGAAGAGCCTGACTTAGGGTCCCTGTTGTCACCTCTGGCCTTAGACCTAGAGAGCTGGGGTAACCAGCAAGACTCAGGGCTAGACATGGGCTTTGGACTAGAGCTCGGGTGGCTAAACCAAGGGCTCTATGGGGAGGATGTTGGCcgtgatgatgattatgatgatgatgatgacgatgatgatgatgaccaTGTCATGGGCAGCCCCACTGCGGTGCTCTCGCAGGGCCAACCAAGCCCACTCTTCCCAGATACTAGAATTGCAGAGGCCGCCCCTCCCTGCATCATACAAGGGCAAGGGCACCCACACAGGCAGGCACTCAGCGAGCACCCCGACGACCAGGGCCTCCTGTTGTTAG CCAAACCAACCACCTTGCCACTTCCTTTGACCCCAGAGTCTCCAAA TGACCACAAGGGATCACCGTTTGAGAACAAAACCATTGAACGCACATTAAGTGTGGAGATTTCTGGAACCCCAG GTCTGACACCACCTACCACTCCCCCACACAAAGCCAGTCAAGAGAATCCTTTCAAAGCATCGCTCAAAACcaagttgtcttcatgttcctCATCGGCCTTGGCATGCAAAAGAGCCAGGCTGAGCGAATTGTGCCCCGGTGCTCTGGCCCCGGCCCCAGGTGCCTCAGGCGGGGGCCCCACCAAGAAGGGTCCCGAACAGACTGAGCTTTATGCCCAGCTGAGCAAAGCGTCCACCACCCTACCTTACTCGGTCACCCAACACTCTGTGGGGGTCGGCCTTGAGGAGCATCGCAGCACTAGCAACAATAAGCGGGCGGTGCCCCGTAGTTACAGTGACCATGACTATTGCCAAGCATCAGCTAGCACTAAGAAGGACGGTGGCACAGTCACTGTTACCATAACTACAGCAGCGGAAATGACCCTCACCTCAGGTGCCAACGCTGCTCCCATGCCTACTACAGGCAAAGTGGAGGACAGGCATGTCGAATGTAAGGACTCAGCAATTCCACCATCCTctttatcatcttcatcttcttgTTCTCCATCATCAGCTTCATCTGGTCCTTTGGCAGAGCAGGTAAATTTTGCCTCTGTGAACGGAGAAGCAGCCCGGGTCCAGGAGTTAGGGAAGCAGACCCTTACACAAACCTCCCAGATCCCCTCACAAGAGGCCACTACTGACTGGGACCAGCTACACTCTGCTGCCATCAGCCGGAAGCTCCTGTGTGACCAGGAAATCAGAGCAGAACTCAACAAGCACTTTGGCCCCCCCTTAAAAGCCTTTTATAGCCCGGGTGGCCAGAAGAGAGAACCAGGCAGCAAACCAGATAAGGCTGCAGCCCCGAAGACACTTACGGACGGAGAGAATGGCTCCTACTCACAGAGGCTGCCTGGCTCCAGCTACCTGCACCCAGGATTCCTGCCCTTCCAGGATGAGTTAGAGCTGGGTGAGGGCCGTGAGAGTCGCTTCCTCTATCCGTGGGAGGGCACCCCTCTGGACCTTCTCTTTGACTGCCCcccctgctctccctcctgtTCCCCACCATCCAGCTGCTCCCCTTCCCGAGGCTCCATCTCCCcaccttcctccctcctcctctcgcCCAGCAGGCCTTTCTGCTGGACCAGCAGCGGCTCCCGCTCTCGTTCCCACTCTGGCTCCCGCAGCTCCTCCTCGCACTACCGGAGGCGCTCCCTTTCCAGCTCACCTGACAGACGCCCCTCCTCCTG GTCTCGTCACAACAACCCAGATCCAAGCACCATTCGTTCCAGGACTCACAAGAGCCCCCACCCCAAGTCTCGATCTCCTCTCAGCCGCAGGCCAAG GTATGACAGCTACGAGGAGTACCAGCACGAGAGGCTGAAGAGGGAGGAGTACCGCCGGGACTACGAGAAGCGGGAGTTCGAAAGGGCcgagcagagagagaggcaaaAGCAAAAAGCAATA GAGGAGAGACGGGTGGTGTACGTGGGGCGACTGAGGTCCGACTGCACCCGGACAGAATTGAAGCGCCGCTTTGAAGTCTTCGGCGAAATTGAAGAATGTGCAGTGAACCTGAGAGACGATGG GGACAATTTTGGCTTCATCACATACCGCTACACTTGTGACGCTTTTGCCGCCCTTGAGAATGGACACACCTTACGCAGGTCAAACGAGCCTCAGTTTGAGCTGTGCTTTGGCGGACAAAAGCAGTTCTGCAAATCACATTACACAGACTTGG ACTCTCATTCGGACGACTTCGATCCAGCTTCCACAAAAAGCAAGTATGACTCCATGGATTTTGACAGCTTGCTGAGAGAGGCCCAGCACAGCCTGAGAAGGTAA